In Hevea brasiliensis isolate MT/VB/25A 57/8 chromosome 13, ASM3005281v1, whole genome shotgun sequence, a single genomic region encodes these proteins:
- the LOC110657075 gene encoding probable inositol transporter 3, producing the protein METAQFGKNSACPKYLTLSDTSKWSCMSCLNADCGFCANAASEFQPGACLADTKALKSTCHAQHRVFFEKGCPSKFGFLAVVLRGLYIIAYAPGMGTAPWIVNSEIYPLR; encoded by the exons atGGAGACTGCACAGTTTGGGAAAAACTCTGCTTGTCCCAAATACCTGACCTTGTCAGATACATCAAAATGGAGCTGCATGTCCTGTTTGAACGCAGATTGTGGTTTCTGTGCTAATGCAGCCAGCGAA TTTCAACCTGGAGCATGCTTGGCTGACACCAAGGCCTTAAAAAGCACATGTCATGCACAACATCGGGTGTTTTTCGAGAAGGGTTGTCCAAGTAAATTTGGATTTCTTGCTGTCGTACTCCGTGGACTCTATATAATTGCTTATGCACCTGGAATGGGTACTGCACCATGGATTGTGAATTCAGAAATTTACCCATTGAGATAG